The window CCCTCTATCTCGCAGGATTTGATGGTATGCCACGTCGCATTAGCCAAAACATCGATCCTCGATATGGAACCTATCTCGTTGTCGCCCTCTTTGGTGCTGTCTTAATCTTCTTAGGGATTATTGCGATCTTAGTGCAGCTCTTTGTCAGTATTAAGCAGCGAGAGAAGTTAAAAGATCCTACAGGAGATCTTTGGAATGGTCGCTCCTTAGAATGGTCAATTCCTTCACCACCCCCTGTCTATAACTACGCCGTCATTCCTAAAGTGGATGATATCGATATGTTCTGGAAATTAAAGCAGGAAGGAAAGGCATATGATCCCGATCGACAATATCAAGATATCTATATTCCAAAACATACAGCGCTCGGCTTTGTATCGGGTGGTGTTTTAGCGGGATTACTCTCATTCTCTCTTGTTTGGAGTATCTGGTGGATGGCAATCCTCTTCTTCAGTGCGGCAATTATCTGGTGGATTATTGAAAGCTTCAGAGAACACGAAGAGATCCTTATTCCTGCAGAAGAAGTAAAAGCCGCCGATGAGGCGTTCTTAGAACGTGTTAAACAGTATCAACTTGCACAAGGAGAACACTAATGGCAACAAATACCTTAAGTAGTTCTGATATCAAATTACGTCAAGAAGAGGAGAGCGCAAATAATAAGGTCTTTGGATTTTGGATCTACCTGATGGCAGACTCTATTATCTTTGGAACCTTCTTCGCGGTCTTCGTTGTTCTACTACAAAATACAACGCATGGCCATACGCCCCATTCTCTTTTTGATCTAGGAAATGCTTTTGCCGAAACGGTAGCGCTACTCACTAGTAGCCTCACCTGTGGCTTAGCGATGTTAACCCTCAAACGCGGTAAGATTGGTGCAACAATTCTCCTTCTTATCATCACCTTTATTCTCGGAGGGATCTTCCTAACATTAGAGATTAGAGAGTTTCTAGGCTTTATCGATATTGGTGCAACACCACAAAGCAGCGGATTCCTCTCTGGATTCTTCTCTCTTGTAGGGCTTCATGGAGCGCATCTCTCCATCGGGATGGTCTGGATGTTGGTGATGATGTTGCAGTTAGCCTTTAAAGGATCAACCCTAGAGACTCGTACACGAATGAAGCTCTTTAGTCTCTTTTGGCACTTTCTCGATATTATCTGGATCTGTATCTTTACTGTTGTCTACTTGATGGGGGTTTCACTATGACCGATCTCAACACTACATTAACAACACCACAAGAGGAGATGACACAAACCACGCAAGAGGGAAAAGGGGAATTGACCGCCTATTTAGTCGGTTATGGCTTCTCCATTATTCTCACACTTCTCTCCTTTGGTACCGTCATCTACTTAAGAGAGATGCTCTCTATTGGTGTATTAGCGGGGATTTTAGCGCTCAGTGCAATGACTCAAGTGATTGTGCAGGTCGTCTGCTTTCTCCATATTAAAAAGGGAGATAACGATGGCTGGAATGTGGCCTCTCTACTCTTTACCGGCATTATTCTTCTGATGGTTGTCGGTGGTTCTGGCTGGGTGATGTACTATCTCCATATGAATATGATGCCGGAACTTCCTATGTAATCTCTCTTTTTCTATCTATTAAGAGAGCAATCTAGGAGATCTCCTAAGCAGAGCATTAATGGGGTGAGGATAATAGAAATATTTTAATCTTCATGCCTCACCCTATTATCTCACCCCTTCCACTTCTCTCATCTATCAATTGAGTTAGGGAACCACGTGATCTATCGTAATTTTCGTCCATTTTTAAAATTGATTAAACATGGGATTATTCTCGGCAATCTCGTTCCTGTGATTGCAGGCTACCTATTAGCACTCAATCTTGCGGAGAATTTCAATGTCTCCCGTTTTATCGCAACAATGATCGGTATTAGTGCCATTATTGCAAGTGCTACGATCGCCAATAATATTATCGATCGCGATATCGATCGCATTATGACGCGCACCCAAAATAGACCTCTCGTTAATGGGGATATCTCCCTTAAAACAGCACTAATTCTCTCAATAGTCGCTGCGATTATCGGTTTCTATCTTCTCTTTGTAAGAGTCAATACCCTAGCGGGGATCTTTGCTCTAATCGGCTTTATCGACTATATTCTTCTCTACTCCCTCATCTTTAAACGCAATTCAACCTTAAGTA of the Ignatzschineria indica genome contains:
- the cyoC gene encoding cytochrome o ubiquinol oxidase subunit III: MATNTLSSSDIKLRQEEESANNKVFGFWIYLMADSIIFGTFFAVFVVLLQNTTHGHTPHSLFDLGNAFAETVALLTSSLTCGLAMLTLKRGKIGATILLLIITFILGGIFLTLEIREFLGFIDIGATPQSSGFLSGFFSLVGLHGAHLSIGMVWMLVMMLQLAFKGSTLETRTRMKLFSLFWHFLDIIWICIFTVVYLMGVSL
- the cyoD gene encoding cytochrome o ubiquinol oxidase subunit IV — protein: MTDLNTTLTTPQEEMTQTTQEGKGELTAYLVGYGFSIILTLLSFGTVIYLREMLSIGVLAGILALSAMTQVIVQVVCFLHIKKGDNDGWNVASLLFTGIILLMVVGGSGWVMYYLHMNMMPELPM